AGCGCTCCCATGAAACGGCCCGCGGCGGCCACGTGCCCATCCGGAGTCACTCCCGCCACGTAGATCTGTCCCTTCAGGCCGCCGAAGTCCTTGCCCCAGACCTGCTGTCCCCGGGCGTCCCAGCGGATGAGGAACGGAGCCCCCGCCCAGTGCCACGTGGTGGCGCCACCCGGGAAGAGGGTCCCGGTGTAGTTGCCGGCGGCGTAGACGTTGCCCTCCCCATCCACCGCGAGCGCGTCCACGCTGACCTGGGGACCGTAGAGCTCGCGCGGCGAGGATGAGACGGCGCGCACCCAGTCCAGGGTTCCCGCCGGGGTGTACCGGGCCACGAAGGCCTTGTCCTCGCGCACCAGCATCTGTCCGCCCAGATCCGCCGAGCCGAACACCTCGCCACCGAGGACGATGGCGCCCTGGGAATCCACGGCGAGCGCGTTGGGCCGGAGCGGCAGCTCATGGCCGCTCGTGGCGAAGGAGCGCGTCCAGACCGGCTGCCCGTGGGCGTCCAGCTTCGCCAGGTAGACATCCTGCACCAACGTCCCACCGCCCAGGTCCGTGGTCCCCCGCTCGAAGCCCGCGAGGACGATGGACCCATCCGGCCCCACGCCCAGCAGGTTGCGCACGTCGTAGTAGCCGAGGCCTCCATTGCGAGAGACGTGCCGCAACTCCCGGGTCCAGAGCCGCCAGCCCCAGGGCGTGTACTTGCTCAGCGAGAGTGTCGCGGAGCCATCGGTGTCGTCTCCGCTGGAGCGGCTGAGGACGACCAGCTCGCCGCGTCGCGTCCACGCCGTGCCCTGGACGAGGTCGAGTCCAGACCCCTTCACGCTCCGGGCCCAGGTCACGCTCCCCGGCCTGCCCCAGCTCCATCCTCCATGCCGTGAGGGAGAATCGTCGTCTGGAGCACCCTCCTCCACCGGTGACCCACCCTGCTCCACGGGTGCCGACTCCACCTCCAGGGGGGCGGGAGACTCCGACCTCTCCGCACCACCGCACGCAATCAGGGACACTGCCGAGAAGAATGCAACCGTGCTGTCGCGCAGCCACGCCATGGGCTCCTCCTTGTGGCGCGGCGACGGTTGGCACCCCTCCCCGGGGTTGCAATGTGTGTCAGACGGATTTCATCTCGGAAAGCGCATGACGAAGGCCTCGAGGAACACGGAAGGCGTGTCCAGGTCGGCCGACGGCTCGCGGATGAAGCCGCGGCGCTGGTACATGCGCGCCACGCCCTGGGCGCCCCGGCGCACGTGCAGGCAGATGGCTCGAACGCGCCAGTCCTCGCGGGCCACGCGCTCGGCCTCGTCCAGCAGGGGAGTCGACAGACCCTGGCCGTGGAAGTCCACGCAGGTGGCCAGGTGCCGCAGGTCCGCCGAGTTGGGCAGCCACGCCTCCGAGCCCATGGCCCCCGGGGGCCACAGTGCCACCGTGCCCACCACACGGCCCTCCAGCTCGGCCACCAACACCTTCGCCACCGCTCGCTTGCCTGCTACGTCCCGGAGGCTGCGCTTGCGCTCCTCCGTGTAGACCACCTCTGGCAGCTTCTTGGCGTACTGGGTGATGAAGGCCTCCACCAGCAGCTCGCCCACGACCGCGTCGTCCTCGGGCCGGGCCTCGCGAATGACCACCCGCTTCAGCAGATCCGTGCTCATGCGGCGGGCTCTATCACGGCTGGGACCGTCCACGAGGGCCGGAGAGCTCCAGATAGCGCTGGATGAGGCGCAGGCGGGCACGCTCGAAGGCCTCGCCGTCGTCCGGCACCTGGGAGGCGGCGGGGATGAGCTCGCGAGCCACCTGCCGGGCGAAGACGGGGTCTCCCGCGTCGCTCACCATCTTCAGCCACTCGTAATCCTGCACGCCCAGGCGGATGAGCTTGAGGCGCAGGGAGGCCACCGGCACGGGAGTGCCGCCGCCGATGCGCTGGAGGGTGCCCGGGTAGAAGAGGGTCCCATCCCCGTTGCCGTTGAAGCGGAACTGATCCTCCCACGCCGAGGCGAGCATCCCCACCGTCTGGTAATACAGCTCGCCGGTGGCGCCTCCGAGGAAGGTCAACCACTGCATGGCGCGGCCCTTCGCCGCCGGGCGATCCAGCATGTACGAGGGCCAGCCCGCGCCCGGCTCGTTCTCCGGCGCGTTGGTGCCATAGGCGCAGCCGTGGCTCATGCAGCTCTGGTACATCCACATCGAGTAGCCGGGCCGGGCGAGGTAGTCCGTGTAGCGCTCCCGCTGGTCTCCCACGTAGGGCGGCTTCGTGCCATCCACGTAGTTGACCGCGGGGGTGACCAGGCTCACCGCGTCCACCAGGTGCTGTGCCTCCAGGTCCTGGATGGGAGCGGTCAGGAGCGTGCGCAGCTCCGGTGCCGACGAGCCCACCACCGCGAGGTTCCGGCGGGTCTCCTCCCAGGAGGAGATGTAGGGGGGCTCGTCTCCCACGTAGGCGTAGGCACGCGACAACCAGCCGCGCTCGCGGAGGTGGGAGACGAAGTCGGCCAGCGCCTCGGGGGTGTACTCCCCCAGGAACTCGATGCTCGTCATCTTCGCGCCGGGCAGACGCGAGGGCGCGGTGCCGTCCAGGAACGGGCCCCAGGTGGCATCGAAGGAGGCCCAGTCCGGCGTGCCCCAGCGGCCCGCTCCACCCGGGGCGCGGGGGAAGGCGCTGGAGAGGGTGATGCGGTGCTCGAGCGCCATGCGGTGATGGTTCGCCAGGAGCGGCTCCAATTCCTGACGGGAGCACTCGGTGCGGCCGAAGTACGCGCGGCACACATGAGGCGGCCACAGGAGGAAGGCGGTGGCGAGGGACGGAGTGCTGGGCAGGACGGCGTTCACCACCGTGAGGCGCACGGGCACCCGCTGGCGGAGCCCCTCACCCGTCACCTCCACCGCGCCATGGTACTCGCCGGGAGGCGCGTTCAAGGGAACGTGCACATCCACCCAGATGGCGCGGGACTCGCGGGCGGACACGTCGAAGGGGAAGGCATTGCGCGTCTCGCCGGCGAGCTCATCCACGTCCGGCACCAGCGCGTCCGGCCAGCGCCCCACCGTCTCTCCGGGCACCGTGGCCCGGCGGGTGGTGAGGAAATCCTCGCGGTAGAGGGTGAGGTCCGCTCCAGCGATGGAGGTGGGGCCATTCAACGCGCTCAGGCTCGCGCGGACGTTCCGCAGCCCCGAGTCTCCGCCGTGCAGGCCCACCTGGAAGGAGACGAACTCGTTGCGCGCGGCCGTGAGGTGGACCGGGGACCGGCCATGAGGCGCCGTATCGGGCATCACCTTCACCATGGAGCTTTCGCCCCACACGGAGGGGCCGGCCGCGGCGGCCGGAAGTGCGGACAGGAGCAGGGTCAGGGGGGCGAGAAGCAGGGAGGGAAGGCGCATGTGCCGGATGAACCGGACCGCCCTGTCCGTGACTTCCCCTCGGGACGAGGCGGCCTCACGGTCCCCTGCCCGGTCTTCGACCCGGGGGGCTCGGTACCCTCACCCTTTCCCTCTCCCGGAGGGAGAGGGGGAGTGGGCTCACGGGCCCGAGCTGTCCGTGATGCTCGCCTCCGCCGTGATGGGCGGCCTCTCGATGGGGAACTTGCGTGTCTCGCACGGCTGGAGCTGGTGGCGCTCTCCTCTCAGCGCGAACTCCAACGGTGCCGCCGCCGGCCACCGGCTGTTGAGCACCAGCGTGTCCTGGGTGATCTCCACCTCCACCATGTTCTTCCGGTAGCGCAGCAGGAACTTCAGCCGCTTCATCCCCTCCGGCAGGTTCGGGTTGAAGTGCAGCACCCCCCCGCGCACCTCGATGCCCGTGTACGCGCGCTGCATCAGGTCCACCGTCCCCGACATCGCGCCCAGGTGGATGCCTTCCGGCGTCGTCCCTCCCTGCACGTCCGAGATGTCGCTCTTGAGCGCCTCGGTGAACAGCTTCCACGAGCGCGGCCGGTCACTGCGCGCCAGCACCCACGAGTGCACCACCCCGCTCAGCGTCGAGCCGTGGGACGTGCGCTGCAGGTAGTACTCCACCGTCCTCGGAATCATCGTCGGGTCGAACGCGTATCCCAGCCGCTCGAGGAGATCCCGCAGTTCCTCCGCCGAGAACAGGTAGAACAGCATCAGCACATCCGCCTGCTTCGACAGTTTGTAGCGGTTGGGCGTGTCGCCCTCGGCCTCGAGGATCCGGTCCAGCCGCTGGATGTCGCCGTAGCGCTTGCGGTACACCTCCCAGTCGAACTCCTGGAGCTGCTCGTAGCCCTCGAACTGGCTGAGCACCCCATCCGCGTGGAACACGAGCCGCATCTTCCGGCTCACGTCGTCCCAGTGCGCCAGCTCCGTCTGGGTCAGCTCCAGCGTCTCGAGCAGCTCGCCCCGCCGCTCGCCGGGCAGCAGCTTCAACACCTCCAATGCCTTGCACAGCACCCATACGGCCATGAGGTTGGTGTACGAGTTGTTGTCGAGCCCCGGCTCCGGCCGGTCCGGGTAGCCCGTGTGGTACTCGTCGGGCCCCATGACGCCGAGAATCTCATAGCGGCGCAGGGACGGGTTCCACCGGGCCATGCTCGCCCAGAAGCGCGCCAGCTCCAGCAACATCTCCGCGCCATAGAAATAGAGGAACTCCGTATCCGCCGTGGCCTCGTAGTATTGCCAGACGTTGTAGGCGATGGCCGCGTTGATGTGCCGCTGCAACGACGTCACGTCCGGGACCCAGCGCCCCGAGCGCGGGTTGAGGTGCACGCGCTGGCTCTCCTCGCGCCCGTCGCTGCCGCTCTGCCAGGGGTACATGGCGCCCCGGAAGCCCGCCTCGCGTGCCGCCTCGCGCGCCCGCCGCAGCCGCCGGTGCCGGTAGCGCAGGAGCGCCCGCGTCAGGGCCGGCAACCGCAGGTTGAGGAACGGGAAGACGAACAGCTCGTCCCAGAAGATGTGGCCCCGGTACGCCTCGCCGTGCCACCCGCGCGCCGGCACGCCCACGTCCTGGTCGATGGAGTGCGGCGACACCGTCTGCAGCAGGTGGAAGATGTGCAGCCGCAGCGTCCGGTGGATGTGGTCCGCCTCGGCCAGCTCCAGGTCCAGGTCGCTGCGGCGCCACAGGTGAGACCACGCCCGCGCGTGTGTGTCCACCAGCTCGTCGAAGCGCGCGGGCGCCACCCCCACCGCGTGCCGGGCCTCCTGCGCCGCCTCGGACACGGCGTGGTCCCTCGACGAGTAGAGCGCCACCACCTTCTCCACCGCCAGCCGCTGGCCCTCGCGCAGCTCCACCGTGAAGTCGTGCGCCAGGTACCCGTCCTCCGTGGCCAGTCCCCTCCGTGCCTCCGCGGGCTGCCCGTCCACGTACAGCCGCGTGCGCGCCGCCTCGGCCACCTCCAGGCGCGACTGCACCGTCTCCACCTCCAGCAGCAGCGTCTCCGCGTCCACCTCCTCCGTCACCAGCGTCCGCAGGTGCTTGCAGTTGAGCTGCCGGTAGCGGGGCACGCCTCCATTCACCACCCGCCCGTCCAGCGCCGAGCGCACCAGCACCCGCCCGCTCCAGTTCTCCGGCACCAGCACCAGCTCCTGCCCCGCCAGGTGCTTGTCCCGCATGTGCACGAAGCGCCGCTGCTCCACCCGCGTGCGCCGCCCCTTCCGGTCCTCGAAGCGCACCGTGCGCAGCAGCAGCCCCCGCGCCATGTCCAGCACCTGCCGGTACTCCAGCAGCGTCACCGCGCGCGCGTTGAACCAGTCGCCGCCCTCGATGCGGAAGGTGAGCGGCAGCCAGTTGGGCATGTTGACCAGGTCCTCGTTCTCCACCACGCGCCCGGCCAGGTCCGTCCTCAGCCGGTTGTACCCGCCCGCCAGGTACGTGCCCGGGTAGTGCGTCTCGTCCGCCTCCGCCTCCGGCGCCGCCCCGCGCGTGGCGAAGTAGCCGTTGCCCAGCGTGCACAGCGCCTCGCGCAGGCCCTCCTTCGCCGGCTCGAAACCCTCGTACGTGAAGAGCCAGTGCTCCGGGTTCATCGCTTCGTCCCTCCCGCGCGGGCGATGAGCAGCTGCAGGAACTGGCGCACCTCCTCCACGTCCGCCAGCGCGTAGTCCGCCGCCGTGGGCCGCTCCGCCTCGCCGCGCACCACCACCCCGAGCCCCCGTCCCTTCAGCGTCTGGAAGGCGTCCTCGTCCGTGAGGTCGTCCCCCACGAACACGGGCAGCACGCCCTCGCGCTCCAGCCCGAGGGCCCGCAGCAGCCACTGCACCGCCCGGCCCTTGTGCCAGTCGATGTCCGGCTGCAGCTCGAAGACCTTCTTCCCGCCGCTCCTGCGCAGCCTCGGGTGGCGCGCGAGCACGCTGGCCACCACGCGCTCCACCTCGGGCACCCGCGCCTCCTCCACGTGCCGCCAGTGCACCGCCACCGTGAAGCGCTTGCGCTCCAGCCGCGTGCCAGGGATTGCCTCCAGCCCCCTGGCCAGCTCCCGCTCCGCCGCGTCCACCTCCGGCAGCAGCGCCATTCCCTCCTCCTGCTGGAAGCAACGCCCGCCCGGCCCCTCGATGTCGAAGCCGTGGCTGCCCGCGAAGTACAGCCCCTCCAACTGGACGAAGCCCTTCAGCACGGGCAGATCCCTCCCGCTCACGGCGGCCACCGGGTAGCGCCGGGCCAGCTCCGCCAGCGTGGCCCGCATCGCGTCCGACAGGCGCGCGTCCTCCGGCTGGGGAACGATGGGCGTCAGCGTGCCGTCATAGTCCAGGAAGACGGCCACCTCCCGCCCCTCCATCCGCCGCAGCAACTCCTCGCGCCGCTCCAACGCCGAGGGCACTTCCCGCATGGGCCGCACTTCCGACGCTCCTTCCTCCACCCTCACGGTGGACAGGTCCGTCACCTCGACGTCCGCACCGGCTCGCACCAGCGCGCCCTCCGGCCCCGCGCGGCGCACCCCGAGGACGAGCCCGAAATGGCCTCGCCGCCCCGCCTGCACTCCAGCCTGGGCGTCCTCCAGCACCACCGCGCGCTCCGGGGCCACGCCCAACCTCCGAGCCGCTTCCAGGAACGTGTCCGGCGCAGGCTTGCCCGGCAACCCCAGCCGCCCCGCCTCCACCCCGTCCACCCGAGCGTCGAAGAGGTGCTCCAGCCTGGCCGCTCGCAGGACCGCCACGCAGTTGCGGCTGGCCGATACCACCGCCGTGCGGAAGCCCGCCGCCCTCAGCCGCTCCAGCAGCCCCACCGCGTTCGCGAACACCCCCACGCCCCGCTGCTCCAACGTCTCGGTGAAGAAGGTGTTCTTGCGCTTGCCCAGCCCGTGCACCGTCTGGGCCTCTGGTCCATCCTCCGGTGTGCCCTCGGGCAGTGACAGCCCGCGGCTCGCCAGGAAGCAGCGGATGCCATCCAGGCGCGGCCGCCCATCCACGTACCGTTGGTAGTCCTCCGGCGTGAAGGGCGGCTCCACGAGCGCGTCGAACAGGCGCTTCCACGCCGCGGCATGCACCTCCGCGGTGCGTGTCACCACGCCGTCCAGATCGAACAGGGCGGCGTCGAAGTCACGGCGGGCGAGGACGACGGCGGCGGGCGCGGACGGCTCGGTGGAGGGCATGGCGGTGACTCCCGTGGAGGACCCATTACGTCCTCTGTACGCCATGCACACGCCATGCCCCTACACGTGAGGCGCGTGTAGGCTTGTTGCCGGAGACGCAACAGGTGTCCTCCGGAGGTTACAACCAAGCTGCAAATATACAGGAGGGATTGACGGATTTCAGGACAAACCTTTACGCTGTCTGCTCTCGAAGCAGGGGGATGTGCCGTCTCAACACTTGGCTCCCGCTGGCTTTTTGCCGACGTTCCGGTCCCCTATCATGCGGATCCGTCGGGAGTGAATTCCGGAAGGCCTGCAATGCGACCCGCATCTCAAGTTGACTCGACCTCCAGCGAGCCGCCCACCACCACCGCGAAGGCAAGTCCCGAGAGCCCACCTGTCGGGTCGGGTCCGGCCGAGACGCCCGTGCCGCTGGTGCTGACGGGCGCACCCACCTCAGTGGATAAGAATCTGGCAGTGGTGGCGCCCGTGACGGCCGAGCCGCGGTCCCCGCGCTTCGCGCCGGGGTTCGCCGCCAAGCTGAACCTGGCGGTGGACCTGGTGCTGGTGGTGACGGCGCTGCTCGTGTCCACGACGATGATGGGCCATGACCTGCACCTGGAGCGCACGGACGTCTGGGTGCTGCTGGGGGTGGGAATCCTGTCGTGGCTGGTGGTGGGCACGGCGCTGTGCCTGTATGACGCGCGGTTCGCGGACCGGGAGCGGCTGGATGACTTGGCGCTCATCTCCATCCAGGTGATGGTCGTCACGGTGGTGCTCTTCCTCACGCGTCTGGTGATGGGCACCGAGTCGTGGATCGTCGCGCTGAGCCTGTTCCCGCCGCTGTTGTGGCCCTCGGTGGCGCTGTTGCGCCTGTACTTCTTCCGGAAGTTGTCGGTGCAGGAGCAGCCGCTGGACGAGGTGCTCATCATCGGCGTGGGAGCGATGGGCCGGCTGACGGGCGAGGACCTGAACAGCAAGCACCGGCGCAAGGTGATCGGCTACCTGAGCTTCAGCAACGACACGGCCACGGCGGCGCCGCCGGCGCCGGTGCTGGGGACGGTGAAGGACCTGGAGAACATCCTGTGCACGGTGCCGGTGGACGAGGTGTTCATCGCCGGGAACATGCTGAAGCACTCGGCGGAGATGCAGAACGCGGTGAAGCTGTGTGAGAACTTCGGGATTCCCTTCGCGCTGCCGGCGTACCACTTCCGGTTCGACCGGGCGCGGCCGGTGGATGACCACGCGGTCTCGGACGGCTACCTGCACTTCATGACGCACGCCTTCCAGCCGCACCAGATGGCGCTCAAGCGGCTCTTCGACATCGTGAGCTCGGCGGCGGCGCTGGCGATGCTCTCGCCGCTGCTGATCGGCGTGGCGCTGGTGGTGAAGTTCACCAGCCGGGGGCCCATCTTCTTCAAGCAGACGCGCGTGGGGCTGCACGGCAAGACGTTCAACATGCTGAAGTTCCGCTCCATGGTGGTGAACGCCGAGGAGCTGAAGGCGAAGCTGGAGGCGCTCAACGAGCAGACGGGACCGGTCTTCAAGATGAAGAACGATCCGCGCATCACGCGGATTGGCCGGTTCATCCGCAAGTACTCCATCGACGAGCTGCCGCAGCTCATCAACGTGCTGCGGGGCGAGATGAGCGTGGTGGGGCCGCGTCCGCCCATCCCGAAGGAGGTGGAGAAGTACGCCGCGTGGCAGCGCCGCCGGTTGTCGGTGCGTCCGGGGCTCACCTGCATCTGGCAGGTGTCGGGGCGCAATCAGATTTCGTTCGAGGAGTGGATGTACCTGGACATGCAGTACATCGACCACTGGAGCCTCAAGAACGACATCAACCTGATCCTCAAGACGGTGCCCGTGGTGCTCACGGGCAGCGGCGCGAGCTGACGGAGATGAGGCGCGCTGGGCCCTCGGGAGTGGGGCTCAGCGCACGGGTACTTCCCGGAGGGAGAACTCCTCGAAGCCGAGCCGCCGCAGGGTGTCGGCGAAGCGCTCGGTGATGACCAGGGTCGCGCTGCCGTTGCGCAACCGGAACAGGTCCAGGTGCTCTGGTAGCGAGGCCCCATCGAGCAGCGGCTCCTTCGGACGGCCGAATTTGTAGCTGCCACACGTCTCGCAAGGCGCCAGGTCGACCGGCGGCAGGCAGCCCGGGTGGTAGAGGCCGTGCAGTTCGATCTCCAGTTCCAGCAACTCCGGTGAGTTCTTCTGCCGGAAGCGCAGCTCCGTACGGCAGCCCTTGAGCCCGCGGAGCCCCTCTGCATGGAGCTGCTCCAACGCCTCACGGCGGATGAGCACCAGCCAGGGATACTGGATGAGGATTTGCGCGATGTTGCCGCGCGCCGAGCCCACGAGCGGCCCGAAGTGGGTGCCAGGTCTCAGCCTCGCTGAAGCGGGGACCAGGGGTCGAACCATCTGCCGCAGACGCTCGAACCTCCCGTAGTCCTCCTCCAACCAGGACTTCTCGAGCTGCTTCGCCTCGGGGAACTCCGACAGGTCCACGCTCGGGTAGGCCTCCGCGATGCCCGCCGCATTGCCGCCACACGTGGGGCACAGCAAGCCGGGCAGGCCCCACTTGTGTTCCGCGTGGTACTCGCCCGTGTAGCGCGCGGTCCCGTACGGGACGGAATCCAGCTCGTAGAATCTCATCTCCTCCTCAGAACTCGATCGGGGGCGGCAGCCTCGTCTTGCCATAGTACGGCTGCAAGGGGGCCATCACTCCAAAACGCACGCACAACTCCCAGGCGTGCTTCCAGATCTCCTCCTTCGTCACCTCCCTGCCCTCATTTTCCCGGATGAACTGCCACCACGCAGCATTCCAGGGACCACCATTTGGCCCTCGATGGATGCTTTTGTGCAGGGTCGTCTCGATGAACATCGTCCACCGATGGATGTCGATGCCCTTGCTCTTGAACCACTTCTTGAACGCCTGCGGGAAGAGGTGGTGCTTCTCGTGAGGCCGGTTGAGCTTCTCGTCGGCCTCCTCCATCTGTTGCTGCTGACTGGGCAGCAGGTTGCGCAGGTGGTGGTTGCGCCAGGGAATGACGAAGACGGCGCCCTTCTGCTTGGGCAGCGGCAGCGGGCCTCCCCAGTACCTCATGGGTGAGCCGCTGTTCACCGCTACGCCCGGGTTGGCCCACGTCTTCACCACCTGCCCGGGCACCACCTCCTCGCCCGAGCCCACCGTGGCCACGGCCTGTGCCACGGCCTCGCAGCGGAAGAAGCCGCACACCTCCTCGTCACACAGCAGGACGAGACACGACTCCCCTTCCTCCTCCTGTGCCTCCTGGTAGGTGGTGTCGAGCGCTTGCGCCTCGTGCAGCACCGTGCCCGAGGCCGCGCAGCCGGACAGCCACACGCCGAGCAGCAGCCCCCACAGCTTCCACGTCTTCATGACGCTCATCCCCCTCGGGTGGAAGGGTCCCACCCCTCGCGCCCCATGGCGCGGACGATAGCGCGCCAGGGCATGCCAACGCGGCCGGATGCGACACTTCCGCAAACGTGTCTCAGGCGAGAATCCGTGGAGTGGGGCTCAGCGCACGGGTACTTCCCGGAGGGAGAACTCCTCGAAGCCGAGCCGCCGCAGGGTGTCGGCGAAGCGCTCGGTGATGACGAGGGTCGCGCTGCCGTTGCGCAGCCGGAACAGGTCCAGGTGCTCCGGTAGCGAGGCCCCATCGAGCAGCGGCTCCTCTGGACGGCTCGGCTCGTAGCTGCCGCACCGCCTGCACGGCACGATGTCGGTCGGCGGCATGCAGTCCGGGTGGTAGAGGCCGTGCTGCTCGATCTCCAGCGCCCGCAGCTCCGGTGAACACTCCTGTCGGAAGCGCAGGTCCGTGCGGCGGCCATTGAGTCCACGGATTCCCTCGGCCTGGAGCTGCTCCAACGCATCACGGCGCATGAGCACCAGCCACGGGTTCTGGATGAAGATCTGCACGAACTTGTCGCGAGCCCCACTGGCCTGATTCGCCTCTGGAGAATTCAACGACTCCAGGCTCGGGTAGGACTCCACGTCGCCCGCCAGGGTGCCCGCACAAGAGGAGCACCGAGGGCCGAGCGGGCCCCTCGTGTTTTCAGCGGGGTCCTTGCCCGTGTAGCGAATGGCCCCATCCGGAACGGCATCCAGTTCGTAGAACTTCATTTTCCTCTTCTCCTCGAGAGCTCGACGGGGACGTCCGCCTCCGTTCGAGCATCATGCCCATCAGTCACTTCAGGGGTTCTGCTAAGCTAACTCACTCCGGAGGTCATGTGCCATGGGCTTTTTTTCGAAGCTCCCCGACATGGGCGAAAAAGTGGGGGACTACCGCATCGTCGGCAGGCTGGGCCGAGGTGGCGGCGGCACCGTCTTCAAGGCCGAGCGCGCTGGCCGCCTCGTCGTCCTCAAGTTCCTGCATGCCTCCGCGCTCGGCGGCCGGGCCCGGCGCGAAATCAGCATCCTGCTGCGCCTGGACAGCCCTCGCGTGGTGCGCTTCATCGGGTGCGACCAGTGGCCCGAGCCCCAGGAGGGCACGCCCTACATCGTCATGGAGTTCGTCGAGGGCCCGACCCTGGAGGTCTACGCACGGGCGAACAACCCGCCGGCCCGCCGGGCCGCGCACCTCATGCTGGAGGCCGCGCTCGCGCTGGGGGAGGTGCACCAGCAGGACGTCCTTCACCGCGACCTCAAACCCGAGAACATCCTCATCCGGAGCGAGGGCGAGCAGCCCGTCCTCATCGACTTCGGCGTGGGCTCGTACCTCGGGGCGCCCCACCTCACCCACAGCATCCTGCCCCCAGGCACCTACGAGTTCCGCTCGCCCGAGGCCTACCGCTTCAGCCGGGACATGGTGGGGGATGACCTGTACGAGTTCACCCGGGCCGATGACGTATGGGCCCTCGGCGTCACCTTCTATTGGTTGCTGACGAACGCCCTGCCCTTCGGGGACAGGTACGACCCGGAAGGCGGAGGCCTGGCGGAGCGCATCCGCCACATGGAGCCCGTGGCGCCGCACGTGCTCAACCCGCGTGTGCCGCTGGCGCTCTCCGCCCTCTGCCTGCGGATGCTGGAGAAGAAGGTGGAGGACCGGTACACGCGCGTGGAGGAGGTGTGCGAGGCGCTGAGGCAGGTCCTGGCCGAGGCCGGGGGAGAGCCGGGCTGGGATGTGCCCCTGTGCGAGCCGGACGCGCCCGGCGACAGCTCCTCGGAGGAGTCCGCGCGAGTGGACACGGACGGCCCCCTGAGCTGGGCACTGGGGTGGCTCGAGCACGAGCCCCGACGAGGAGTCCCACCCGCCGAGGAGGGGAGCGCGCTGGCCGAGGTGGCGAACGGGCAGCCGGACATGCCCGTGGCCGCTCAGCGGGCCCTATCGGAGGAGGAGTCCATCACCCGTCCCACCGAGCCCCCTCTAAAAGTGCGGAGATGGTGGTCCCTGGCCGTGATCACCGGGACGACCCTCGTCCTGGCCCTGGCCCTGGGCGCTGGGGTGTGGAGCCTCCTGTTCCCGCCATGGGCGGACACTCCCGGCACAGACAGGCCGGATGCACCTCGTGCGTTGGCTGGGCTCTGCCCTACTGTAGATGGCGGCTCCGGCCGTGAAATGGCGCTGGCCAGCGAGGCGCTGAATCCTGCCGCTGGCGAAGGCGCGCTGCCATACCTGCCCTCCCTCCCCGCGTCCGAATTCGCCACCGCCATGCTTCGCAAGGAAGACTCCCGCGTGAAGAACCAAGAGAAGCCCGCGCCGCGGCGCGAGGTGCGACGCTGTGTGCCCATCGCCAAGGAGGTGTGCAAGGGAGCCCTCTGCACGATCGTCCTCGTTGGCTGCACCAGCACCACGCCCCAGGTGCGCCCCACGCCGCAGCCCGCCGATTGCCCCCGCCACGCCGAGGCAACCATGGAGCGGGAGTTGGGCATCGTCATCGGGCATGGGACTACGTTCGCGTTTCCCGAGTTCTTCGACGCGGAGCCGGTCGTCATCACCGTGAAGGAGGGCCCCACCCAGGTCCAGCTAAGAGCCCCACTGGGAAAGCTGCCTCCCGGCACCCTCCTCACCGGAGAGCTGCTCTTCGGGGGCAAGCGCGTCTACGGCCGCTTCACGCAGGCCCTCACGCCCGAGGGGAAACCCTTCCCCGTGTGCATCGAGTTCTATTCGAGCATGCATCCGGGTGTCGTAGTCATGCCCGATAGCGGGCGAGACACCGTCAGGATCTCGTCCCACTCGACCGTGATGTCCACGAATCGCTTCAGCGTGAAGCAGGACAACTAGGTTCCCGTGCTCCTCGTATCTCCTGCCAACCTGCTGGCGGTGGCGCTCATCGCCATGACCGCGGATGTTCCAGAGCACCCCCAGCCACCCTCCTGTGAATCAGGCGACCTCCGGGTGCAGCTGGACGCGGACGCAGACAGGAACACACGCGCGTTGTGCATCAGCCCGGAACTGTCCACCAACATCTTCTTCGACGCGAACGTGGCGCGCGTGGAGTTGGAGG
The DNA window shown above is from Archangium lipolyticum and carries:
- a CDS encoding serine/threonine protein kinase — protein: MGFFSKLPDMGEKVGDYRIVGRLGRGGGGTVFKAERAGRLVVLKFLHASALGGRARREISILLRLDSPRVVRFIGCDQWPEPQEGTPYIVMEFVEGPTLEVYARANNPPARRAAHLMLEAALALGEVHQQDVLHRDLKPENILIRSEGEQPVLIDFGVGSYLGAPHLTHSILPPGTYEFRSPEAYRFSRDMVGDDLYEFTRADDVWALGVTFYWLLTNALPFGDRYDPEGGGLAERIRHMEPVAPHVLNPRVPLALSALCLRMLEKKVEDRYTRVEEVCEALRQVLAEAGGEPGWDVPLCEPDAPGDSSSEESARVDTDGPLSWALGWLEHEPRRGVPPAEEGSALAEVANGQPDMPVAAQRALSEEESITRPTEPPLKVRRWWSLAVITGTTLVLALALGAGVWSLLFPPWADTPGTDRPDAPRALAGLCPTVDGGSGREMALASEALNPAAGEGALPYLPSLPASEFATAMLRKEDSRVKNQEKPAPRREVRRCVPIAKEVCKGALCTIVLVGCTSTTPQVRPTPQPADCPRHAEATMERELGIVIGHGTTFAFPEFFDAEPVVITVKEGPTQVQLRAPLGKLPPGTLLTGELLFGGKRVYGRFTQALTPEGKPFPVCIEFYSSMHPGVVVMPDSGRDTVRISSHSTVMSTNRFSVKQDN